Proteins encoded together in one Labrus mixtus chromosome 18, fLabMix1.1, whole genome shotgun sequence window:
- the ccr6b gene encoding C-C chemokine receptor type 6: MEQVTTTDYDYSTDYYPEEGPCNMDLNPVELAQTYIHSIICAFGLIGNVLVVVTYLFYKRTKTMTDVYLFHVAMADLIFVVALPFIIYNEQHSWLMGHVACKILRSAYSINLYSGMLLLAGIGGDRYIAIVHARRSFGARSTALMYSRLVCLSVWLFAFALTVPTFIYTERYPDPNGEIGNSTMMCEMYFNKTETAKLVKVLVPSLQMAIGFLVPLLVMVFCYSSIMCTLLRARSSQRHKAVLVVLAVVVVFIVCHLPYNITLLTHTVALFKERSCEAENVKLKVLAVSRSVAYLHCCLNPVLYAFVGVKFRSHFRQILSDLWCFSKKYIYSARTSRATSDVCISGRVSSEGFNNISSFSA; the protein is encoded by the coding sequence ATGGAGCAGGTGACTACGACAGACTATGACTACAGTACAGATTATTACCCTGAAGAAGGTCCCTGCAACATGGATCTCAATCCTGTGGAGCTCGCCCAAACCTACATCCACTCCATCATCTGTGCCTTCGGCCTGATCGGAAACGTTCTCGTCGTCGTCACCTACCTCTTCTACAAACGCACCAAAACCATGACCGACGTCTACCTCTTCCACGTGGCCATGGCTGACCTGATCTTTGTAGTGGCTCTGCCTTTTATCATCTACAACGAGCAGCACAGTTGGCTGATGGGACATGTGGCCTGTAAGATACTGAGGTCAGCCTACAGTATTAACCTGTACAGTGGCATGCTCCTGCTGGCCGGCATCGGTGGAGATCGTTACATAGCCATAGTTCATGCTAGGAGGTCGTTTGGAGCGCGCTCAACCGCTCTCATGTACAGCCGCCTCGTCTGCTTGTCTGTTTGGCTGTTTGCTTTTGCTTTAACTGTGCCCACATTCATCTACACAGAACGCTATCCAGATCCCAACGGGGAGATAGGCAATTCAACTATGATGTGTGAGATGTAtttcaacaaaacagaaacagcaaagCTGGTGAAAGTGCTCGTTCCCAGCCTTCAAATGGCCATCGGTTTCCTGGTGCCGCTGCTGGTGATGGTGTTCTGTTACTCCAGCATCATGTGCACCCTGCTGAGGGCACGGAGCAGCCAGAGGCACAAGGCCGTGCTGGTGGTGCTGGCAGTGGTCGTGGTCTTCATCGTGTGCCACCTTCCTTACAACATAACTCTGCTGACCCACACTGTGGCTCTGTTCAAAGAGAGGAGCTGCGAGGCGGAGAATGTTAAACTCAAAGTGTTGGCTGTTTCCAGAAGTGTAGCTTACCTCCACTGCTGCCTCAACCCCGTTCTCTACGCCTTCGTCGGGGTGAAGTTCCGGAGCCACTTCAGGCAGATTCTGTCCGACCTGTGGTGCTTCAGCAAGAAGTACATCTACTCCGCTCGCACGTCGCGCGCCACGTCTGACGTCTGCATCTCAGGCCGGGTCTCGTCAGAAGGTTTCAACAACATTTCGTCATTTAGTGCTTAA